The Novosphingobium kaempferiae genome includes a window with the following:
- a CDS encoding MFS transporter, with amino-acid sequence MNVYRQNARVLTASLVGTAVEFYDFYIYATAAALVFGPLFFPAESPTVQHLAAYASFAIAFIARPVGATLFGHFGDRVGRKSTLVASLLLMGGATVLIGVLPTYESAGWIAPALLCLMRFCQGLGLGGEWGGAALLAVENAPKGYEARFGMFPQLGAPVGFFAANGLFLVISSVLSDADFAAWGWRIPFLLSAVLVGLGLWIRFRLSESPVFAAEDEEKHRMIPIVELFRTHMRETLAGTFAVIACFALYYLATTFALGYGTGTLGYGRQQFLGVQLFAILFMAVGIVVAGYAADKRTSRSVLMFGCFCAVLLGTVMGLMFSAGSLFVIGLFLCVALFTMGLVYGPIAELLPRLFKARVRYTGASIAFNVGGIVGGGFAPAVAQGLADSGGVLFVGLYISGAALLSLFGLMSIRAERVG; translated from the coding sequence ATGAACGTCTATCGCCAGAACGCCCGCGTGCTGACCGCGAGCCTCGTGGGCACCGCCGTCGAGTTCTACGACTTCTACATCTACGCGACCGCCGCCGCGCTGGTCTTCGGGCCGCTGTTCTTCCCGGCCGAGTCCCCGACCGTCCAGCACCTTGCCGCTTACGCCAGCTTCGCCATCGCCTTCATCGCAAGGCCGGTGGGCGCGACGCTGTTCGGGCATTTCGGCGACCGGGTGGGCCGCAAGTCCACGCTCGTCGCCTCGCTTCTGCTGATGGGTGGCGCGACGGTGCTGATCGGCGTGCTGCCGACGTATGAAAGTGCGGGCTGGATCGCGCCCGCGCTGCTGTGCCTCATGCGCTTCTGCCAGGGCCTCGGGCTCGGCGGCGAATGGGGCGGGGCGGCACTGCTGGCGGTGGAGAACGCGCCCAAGGGCTATGAGGCGCGCTTCGGCATGTTCCCGCAGCTGGGCGCCCCGGTGGGCTTCTTCGCGGCCAACGGACTGTTCCTCGTCATCAGCTCGGTCCTCAGCGACGCCGACTTTGCCGCCTGGGGCTGGCGCATCCCGTTCCTGCTGAGCGCGGTGCTGGTGGGCCTCGGCCTGTGGATCCGCTTCCGCCTGTCCGAAAGCCCGGTCTTCGCGGCCGAGGACGAGGAGAAGCACCGCATGATCCCGATCGTCGAACTGTTCCGCACGCACATGCGCGAGACGCTGGCGGGCACGTTCGCGGTGATCGCCTGCTTCGCGCTCTACTACCTCGCGACGACGTTCGCGCTGGGCTACGGCACGGGAACGCTCGGGTATGGACGCCAGCAATTCCTTGGCGTGCAGCTCTTTGCCATCCTGTTCATGGCGGTCGGCATCGTCGTCGCCGGCTATGCGGCGGACAAGCGGACCTCGCGCTCGGTGCTGATGTTCGGGTGCTTCTGCGCAGTGCTGCTGGGCACGGTGATGGGGCTGATGTTCTCGGCGGGATCGCTGTTCGTGATCGGCCTGTTCCTGTGCGTCGCGCTGTTCACCATGGGCCTCGTCTACGGCCCCATCGCCGAACTGCTGCCTCGGCTGTTCAAGGCCCGCGTGCGCTACACCGGCGCCTCGATCGCGTTCAACGTCGGCGGCATCGTCGGCGGTGGCTTCGCGCCCGCCGTGGCGCAGGGGCTGGCGGACAGCGGCGGGGTGCTGTTCGTCGGGCTCTACATCTCGGGCGCGGCGCTGCTCAGCCTGTTCGGGCTGATGTCGATCCGTGCGGAGCGGGTTGGGTGA
- a CDS encoding glycosyl hydrolase family 8: protein MAADSLFRPKVDRRTFSLGALMAFTAACNTAPSQGRAQQVNDPFWTLWRDRFVAPEGRVVDTGNGRISHSEGQSYGMILALRAGDREAFERIAKWTQDTLGREDMALHAWRYDPRQPVPVSDPNNATDGDLVIAWALALAGQRWKRSEWSDRAREIRKAIRAECVISRYERNLLLPGLVGFAETAQVTLNPSYFVWPALDQFSKVDGASTWGAVIRDCEEITKLSRFGPHHLPSDWVSVTGRDDVAPAVGKPPRFGYDAIRVPLYAAVGGRAALVQPVGDWWRACLGQHRPIPAWIDVVTGEEANYALSSGGAAVAARLIGTTAPAVLDTDYFSASLQMLARL, encoded by the coding sequence ATGGCCGCTGATTCCCTGTTCCGGCCGAAGGTCGATCGTCGCACATTCTCGCTGGGGGCGCTCATGGCCTTCACCGCAGCCTGCAATACCGCACCCAGCCAGGGCCGTGCCCAGCAGGTGAACGACCCGTTCTGGACCCTGTGGCGCGACCGCTTCGTCGCCCCCGAGGGCCGCGTGGTGGATACCGGCAATGGCCGCATCAGCCACTCTGAGGGCCAGAGCTACGGCATGATCCTGGCCCTGCGCGCCGGCGACCGCGAGGCGTTCGAGCGCATCGCCAAGTGGACGCAGGACACGCTGGGGCGCGAGGACATGGCGCTGCACGCGTGGCGCTACGATCCGCGCCAGCCGGTGCCGGTCTCAGACCCCAACAACGCCACCGACGGCGACCTCGTGATCGCGTGGGCGCTCGCGCTGGCGGGGCAGCGCTGGAAGCGCTCGGAATGGAGCGACCGCGCGCGGGAAATCCGCAAGGCGATCCGCGCCGAGTGCGTCATCTCCCGCTACGAGCGCAACCTGCTGCTGCCGGGCCTCGTCGGCTTCGCGGAGACCGCGCAGGTGACGCTGAACCCTTCGTACTTCGTATGGCCAGCGCTCGACCAGTTCTCCAAGGTGGACGGCGCATCGACCTGGGGCGCGGTCATCCGCGATTGCGAGGAGATCACGAAGCTGTCGCGCTTCGGTCCGCACCACCTGCCCAGCGACTGGGTATCGGTGACCGGCCGCGACGACGTCGCCCCGGCGGTCGGCAAGCCGCCGCGCTTCGGCTACGACGCAATCCGTGTTCCGCTCTACGCGGCGGTCGGCGGGCGCGCGGCGCTGGTGCAGCCGGTAGGCGACTGGTGGCGCGCCTGCCTCGGCCAGCATCGCCCGATCCCGGCGTGGATCGACGTGGTGACGGGCGAGGAGGCGAACTACGCGCTCTCCAGCGGCGGCGCAGCGGTCGCGGCGCGGCTGATCGGCACGACGGCGCCCGCGGTGCTGGACACCGACTACTTCAGCGCCTCGCTCCAGATGCTGGCGCGACTCTGA
- the bcsD gene encoding cellulose biosynthesis protein BcsD → MKMQAFPQPRSGPSDHAVGGLALLAIATASEVCEGIPEEQAHGFFLAIGHRMAALEPLEGVNDASVLCARINAFWQALDWGEIELAVGRDAIVVRHRDLPVEIAPDRAGHWHRMLLGVLEGAYDSWFRVLGSGPALRTVAEWKGETLELRHGR, encoded by the coding sequence ATGAAGATGCAGGCCTTTCCCCAGCCCCGCAGCGGGCCATCCGACCATGCCGTAGGCGGCCTCGCGCTGCTGGCGATCGCCACCGCCTCGGAAGTCTGCGAAGGCATTCCCGAGGAACAGGCGCACGGCTTCTTCCTCGCCATCGGCCATCGCATGGCCGCGCTGGAGCCGCTGGAGGGCGTGAACGACGCCTCGGTGCTCTGCGCCCGCATCAACGCCTTCTGGCAGGCGCTGGACTGGGGCGAGATCGAGCTGGCCGTGGGCCGCGACGCCATCGTCGTGCGCCATCGCGACCTGCCGGTCGAGATCGCGCCGGATCGCGCGGGCCACTGGCACCGCATGCTGCTCGGCGTGCTGGAGGGAGCTTACGATTCCTGGTTCCGGGTGCTCGGCAGCGGCCCCGCACTGCGCACCGTCGCGGAGTGGAAGGGGGAGACGCTCGAGCTTCGTCATGGCCGCTGA
- a CDS encoding cellulose synthase subunit BcsC-related outer membrane protein, translating into MTMTRTSKLGVALLLSTAPVFLGAMPTAVEAQSAGVDALVKQAQYWRSKGREDLAQQALKRARALDPNNPALRTAAAPKPAPAPAPKPAPKPAPRAVAAKPTPAPTRTAAATPRPAAPRATPAPTPAPAPVSAADRAGRARVAGFDALNDGNLSSATASFQRALGVNRRDPDALGGLGLVRLREGQFAEAASLLEQASANGKASQWAEGLASARFFAGVDEAKGLIAQNRLADAQGRVEGLVRSGYKEPGPALELLADIYERQGRYADAADLYRQAAQGGTTADDKRLQLRAARGRALAAAERGDDFGAVREFQQGLVLDPSDPWIRYEFAQFQIERGRVPEAESLIRSLASSGNADSLYAAALLNNDLGRASEADRLVTMIPEAQRTAPMRNLAISVKTDAAIARAKAMGASGQGAQAVNALRQLGAMASIPAGKQAAVANALFDLGDTQGAAEVAANAANGRIDNIADYEGLIGVLTRTGRDDLAQLALQRASQMAGTSADGQKVYARISAGMMVGQADAARLGGRYAESFDILQQAYGAAPDNTEIMSGLARLYQTGGMPAKAAQTYQLVLARKPNDKDALLGLADTAQAAGDRNLSEQAQRQVMRLYGQDYRVRMALANVEQARGNDRAAVGLLKDARELYARQSGGVAMGGNPFAGMNAPGGMGGGSSNPFRNQMQAAPQQVNPFALGGGTRLPTAYPQQQQSGFGYAAPQGNFGGQQASGFGAAPGLASGQSGFGGYAGTQAPQAASYAAPDRYASPVGSSAPATGWAAPVDNGGFGGNSYGGPQVPVAYTGDPVMTQIQSQIDQLAQDTGPRVDVQTGYRGRSGETGLSKLDEIKGSAKFSTGAAGGRVFVKGEAVVIDAGRPTGSGLARFGRNATPEAQGIVAEQPSALVNADSQNASGVAFSAGYESDAIQLEGGTTPVGMGKTKFAGRAAVSPKIGQNVRATAFVEHKPVTDSIVSYAGTRDPVTGESWGQVMRTAGGIGLSYDENGSGVYGEGRYYRLRGHNVTRNVGFEANVGGYLEAYRDQHSRVTVGLNVNYQGYDKSQNYFTFGNGGYFSPQSFISVGFPVSYTMQDERWDVSGSFTPGFQSYKEDQSPIFPTDDTAQAELNALKAQNDDVRSYYDSLSKTGFALSAQGSLYYKITPNTRIGGELGYNTFGSYDEFRSILGVRQSFGSTGK; encoded by the coding sequence ATGACGATGACGCGTACCTCGAAACTGGGCGTCGCCCTGCTGCTCTCGACTGCGCCGGTGTTCCTTGGGGCAATGCCCACTGCCGTCGAAGCCCAGAGCGCAGGCGTCGATGCGCTGGTCAAGCAGGCGCAGTACTGGCGTTCCAAGGGGCGTGAGGATCTGGCCCAGCAGGCGCTGAAGCGCGCCCGCGCCCTCGATCCGAACAACCCGGCGCTCAGGACCGCTGCGGCCCCGAAGCCGGCCCCGGCCCCCGCGCCCAAGCCAGCCCCGAAGCCCGCACCCAGGGCCGTCGCCGCCAAGCCTACGCCCGCACCGACCCGCACCGCCGCCGCGACCCCGCGTCCGGCCGCGCCCAGGGCAACGCCTGCGCCGACCCCGGCCCCCGCCCCGGTCTCCGCCGCCGACCGCGCGGGCCGCGCCCGCGTCGCCGGTTTCGATGCGCTCAACGACGGCAACTTGTCCTCCGCGACCGCCTCGTTCCAGCGCGCGCTCGGCGTCAACCGGCGCGACCCCGATGCGCTGGGCGGCCTCGGTCTCGTGCGGCTGCGCGAAGGCCAGTTCGCCGAAGCCGCCAGCCTGCTCGAACAGGCATCGGCGAACGGCAAGGCCAGCCAGTGGGCCGAGGGCCTCGCCTCCGCGCGCTTCTTCGCAGGCGTGGACGAGGCGAAGGGCCTGATCGCCCAGAACCGCCTCGCCGATGCGCAGGGCCGCGTCGAGGGGCTGGTCCGCTCGGGCTACAAGGAACCCGGCCCGGCGCTCGAACTGCTGGCCGACATCTACGAGCGGCAGGGCCGCTACGCCGACGCCGCCGACCTCTACCGCCAGGCGGCGCAGGGCGGCACCACCGCCGACGACAAGCGCCTCCAGCTGCGCGCCGCGCGTGGCCGCGCCCTTGCCGCTGCCGAGCGCGGGGATGACTTCGGTGCGGTGCGCGAATTCCAGCAGGGCCTCGTCCTCGACCCCAGCGACCCGTGGATCCGCTACGAATTCGCCCAGTTCCAGATCGAGCGCGGCCGGGTGCCGGAGGCGGAATCGCTGATCCGCTCGCTCGCCTCCAGCGGCAACGCGGACTCGCTTTACGCCGCCGCGCTGCTCAACAACGACCTTGGCCGCGCCAGCGAGGCCGACCGCCTCGTCACCATGATCCCCGAGGCGCAGCGCACCGCGCCGATGCGCAACCTGGCGATCAGCGTGAAGACCGATGCCGCGATCGCCCGCGCCAAGGCGATGGGGGCAAGCGGACAGGGCGCGCAGGCGGTGAACGCGCTGCGTCAGCTTGGTGCGATGGCCTCGATCCCGGCAGGCAAGCAGGCCGCCGTCGCCAATGCGCTGTTCGACCTCGGCGACACGCAGGGCGCCGCTGAAGTCGCTGCCAACGCCGCCAACGGCCGCATCGACAACATCGCGGACTATGAGGGCCTGATCGGCGTGCTCACCCGCACCGGTCGCGACGACCTTGCCCAGCTGGCGCTCCAGCGCGCCTCGCAGATGGCGGGCACCAGCGCGGACGGGCAGAAGGTCTATGCGCGCATCAGCGCCGGGATGATGGTCGGGCAGGCCGACGCTGCACGCCTCGGCGGGCGCTATGCGGAAAGCTTCGACATTCTCCAGCAGGCCTATGGTGCCGCGCCGGACAATACCGAGATCATGTCGGGCCTCGCCCGCCTCTACCAGACCGGCGGCATGCCCGCGAAAGCCGCGCAGACCTACCAGCTGGTCCTGGCAAGGAAGCCCAACGACAAGGACGCGCTGCTCGGCCTCGCCGATACCGCGCAGGCCGCAGGCGACCGCAACCTCTCGGAGCAGGCGCAGCGGCAGGTCATGCGCCTCTACGGGCAGGACTACCGCGTGCGCATGGCCCTCGCCAACGTCGAGCAGGCACGCGGGAACGACCGCGCCGCCGTCGGCCTCCTCAAGGACGCACGCGAACTCTACGCCCGCCAGAGCGGCGGCGTGGCGATGGGCGGCAATCCCTTCGCCGGGATGAATGCGCCCGGTGGCATGGGCGGCGGCAGTTCCAACCCCTTCCGCAACCAGATGCAGGCCGCGCCACAGCAGGTGAACCCCTTCGCGCTCGGTGGCGGCACCCGCCTGCCGACCGCCTATCCGCAACAGCAGCAGAGCGGTTTCGGCTATGCCGCGCCGCAGGGCAACTTCGGCGGCCAGCAGGCGAGCGGTTTCGGCGCAGCGCCGGGCCTCGCCAGCGGCCAGAGCGGCTTCGGCGGCTACGCCGGGACGCAGGCCCCGCAGGCCGCGAGCTACGCCGCGCCTGACCGCTATGCCTCGCCGGTCGGTTCGTCGGCGCCCGCGACGGGATGGGCGGCACCCGTGGACAACGGCGGCTTCGGCGGCAACTCCTACGGCGGCCCGCAAGTTCCAGTCGCCTACACCGGCGATCCGGTGATGACCCAGATCCAGTCGCAGATCGACCAGCTGGCGCAGGACACCGGCCCGCGCGTCGATGTCCAGACCGGCTATCGCGGCCGCTCCGGCGAGACGGGCCTGTCGAAGCTCGACGAGATCAAGGGCTCGGCCAAGTTCTCGACCGGCGCCGCCGGTGGCCGCGTCTTCGTGAAGGGCGAGGCCGTGGTCATCGACGCGGGCCGTCCGACCGGATCGGGTCTCGCCCGCTTTGGCCGCAACGCCACGCCCGAAGCACAGGGCATCGTCGCCGAGCAGCCCTCCGCTCTCGTCAACGCCGACAGCCAGAACGCCTCGGGCGTCGCCTTCTCGGCGGGCTACGAGAGCGACGCGATCCAGCTCGAAGGCGGCACCACCCCGGTCGGCATGGGCAAGACCAAGTTCGCGGGCCGCGCCGCCGTCAGCCCCAAGATCGGCCAGAACGTGCGCGCCACCGCCTTCGTCGAGCACAAACCGGTGACCGACTCGATCGTCTCCTACGCGGGCACCCGCGATCCCGTCACCGGCGAGAGCTGGGGCCAGGTCATGCGCACCGCAGGCGGCATCGGCCTCAGCTACGACGAGAACGGCTCGGGCGTTTACGGCGAGGGGCGCTACTATCGCCTGCGCGGCCACAACGTCACCCGCAACGTCGGTTTCGAAGCCAACGTCGGCGGCTACCTCGAAGCCTACCGCGACCAGCATTCGCGCGTCACCGTGGGCCTCAACGTGAACTACCAAGGCTACGACAAGAGCCAGAACTACTTCACGTTCGGCAACGGCGGCTACTTCAGCCCGCAGAGCTTCATCTCGGTCGGCTTCCCGGTGAGCTACACCATGCAGGACGAACGCTGGGACGTTTCGGGATCGTTCACGCCGGGCTTCCAGAGCTACAAGGAAGACCAGAGCCCGATCTTCCCGACCGACGACACCGCACAAGCCGAACTCAACGCCCTCAAGGCACAGAACGACGACGTGCGGTCCTATTACGACAGCCTCAGCAAGACCGGCTTCGCATTGTCGGCGCAGGGTTCGCTCTACTACAAGATCACTCCCAATACCCGCATCGGCGGCGAACTGGGTTACAACACCTTCGGCAGTTATGACGAGTTCCGCTCCATCCTCGGGGTGCGGCAGAGCTTCGGGAGCACCGGTAAATGA
- the bcsA gene encoding UDP-forming cellulose synthase catalytic subunit has translation MIEKLSARVLDNRLARYASVAAIIGIAAVVIGVPLDGTAQWVCAGVTMAGALVMRRIKGRMGAVALGILAVLVSTRYLFWRTTQTIEFNTPLEFLFGGVLYIAELYAWVILLLGFLQTTWPLDRPVIEPEGEPDTWPTVDIYIPTYNESLEIVRNTVFAAMDLDYPVDRYRVFILDDGKRPDFRAFAKEAGCGYITRDNNLHAKAGNLNAAMKKTDGELIAIFDCDHVPTRAFLQLTVGWFQQDPRLALLQTPHHMYSPDPVQRNLAQTMGDMPGEGDLFYGPVQGGNDLWNATFFCGSCAIIRREALMETNGFAGETVTEDAHTALKLQRTGWNTAYISARLSAGLATERLVLHVGQRIRWARGMTQILRIDNPLLGRGLTWQQRLCYLNAMMHFQYPLPRIVFLTSPLAYLIFGQNIIQASASLIFAYALPHLFCSSVANEKTQGGWRRPYWGEVYETILAFHLVKPTVMTWFQPRKGKFNVTDKGSLLDQTYFDWAIVKPHLICIGFVILGITMAVVKWAFFPYMFNIQTDTLVLNVAWALFSLAILLAAVSVARETRQERVDIRIPVQLPVTAYLASGHTVPAETIDISMGGAALSLPEELPTKDRTVRHITMAMGDEVLSIPVTTMRTNATNAFVRFEKLDILAGRHLVRAVMGRADAWQPWGPPAMVGTARSFGDILRVDMLTLKRLLRLNFAERRQMKAANAAKRAALAKAEKEAEKAAKGKDGKSGLPLAKAAMLAGAVAIGAAGLFFGTSEVHAQPAAAAAATPAAAAAPAATGGMSERLTLKDLRVAQPIRLRGTQGEMGIPFGMRQDRVATGAVLRLQMAWSPSMLDDLSQLVVIVNGEVAQTVPLTRANAAGQVMEIPVNPALLLPGDNQLNLRLVGHYARDCEDPFHSSLWANISNTRSWFDFSYQPLPYGPDLSRLPLPFFDKGQNVPLRMPFVFATQPRAGELQAAAATASWLGALASYRGFTFQPVVGSIPRGNAIVFLKGTQGIAGLDIAPAGGPVAAAVRNPNDPNGTLLVIMGRNDEDLRIAASAVALGRGVFGGQRMSFDGVRIPTWPRYGALRWLSTDKPVELGSIMEPYALQGMGLPPGPLTTRFRVSPDLFFWPREGGKLNLGYRYPVAQWLDRRASRLDVSINGQYLKTLPLGAAWWSELFGGKGAKSADSDATLVLPRYNLFGQNELTYDYNLIIADKKKCTGTLPDNVRVSVDPKSTIDLTSAYHAIMMPDLATFAGAGFPFTASPDLSQTTVVVAPNPSMASVQAFLTLMGRFGDSTGVPVTAVTVTSTIDGDALSSQDVLVIGGTGLAEADMFADAPVRYENGRLRVSERSPMQYITALFGGSQETDPMAAAPVVYNAQGFSGIVSFRSPYASDRTVVALLADDGAALPALVDGMADVKINASIQGDLAVTRGDGMTSFALSERYWVGSLPIWMKLAYYVSQRPMMLGLFTLVLALLLAGPAYIFFRRQAQKRLARQDDHA, from the coding sequence ATGATCGAGAAGCTCTCCGCCCGCGTGCTGGACAACCGGCTCGCCCGCTATGCCTCCGTCGCCGCGATCATCGGGATCGCCGCCGTCGTGATCGGCGTGCCGCTGGACGGTACCGCGCAGTGGGTCTGCGCGGGCGTCACGATGGCCGGAGCGCTGGTCATGCGTCGCATCAAGGGCCGCATGGGCGCGGTCGCGCTCGGCATCCTCGCGGTGCTGGTGTCGACCCGCTATCTGTTCTGGCGCACGACGCAAACGATCGAGTTCAACACCCCGCTGGAATTCCTGTTCGGCGGTGTGCTGTACATCGCGGAGCTCTACGCCTGGGTCATCCTGCTGCTCGGCTTCCTCCAGACCACCTGGCCGCTCGACCGCCCGGTGATCGAGCCCGAGGGCGAGCCCGACACCTGGCCGACCGTCGACATCTACATCCCGACCTACAACGAGAGCCTTGAGATCGTGCGCAACACGGTCTTCGCGGCGATGGACCTCGACTATCCGGTCGATCGCTACCGCGTCTTCATCCTCGACGACGGCAAGCGCCCCGATTTCCGCGCCTTCGCCAAGGAAGCCGGCTGCGGCTACATCACCCGCGACAACAACCTGCACGCCAAGGCGGGCAACCTCAACGCCGCGATGAAGAAGACCGACGGCGAACTGATCGCGATCTTCGACTGCGACCACGTCCCGACCCGCGCGTTCCTGCAGCTCACCGTCGGCTGGTTCCAACAGGATCCGCGCCTCGCGCTGCTCCAGACCCCGCACCACATGTATTCGCCCGATCCGGTCCAGCGCAATCTGGCGCAGACCATGGGCGACATGCCGGGCGAAGGCGACCTGTTCTACGGCCCGGTGCAGGGCGGCAACGACTTGTGGAACGCCACCTTCTTCTGCGGTTCCTGCGCGATCATCCGCCGCGAAGCGCTGATGGAGACGAACGGCTTCGCGGGCGAGACCGTGACCGAGGACGCCCACACCGCGCTCAAGCTGCAGCGCACCGGCTGGAACACCGCCTACATCTCGGCGCGCCTCTCCGCCGGTCTCGCCACCGAGCGCCTCGTCCTCCACGTCGGCCAGCGCATCCGCTGGGCGCGCGGCATGACGCAGATCCTGCGCATCGACAATCCGCTGCTCGGCCGCGGCCTGACCTGGCAGCAGCGCCTTTGCTACCTGAACGCGATGATGCACTTCCAGTATCCGCTGCCGCGCATCGTGTTCCTGACCAGCCCGCTCGCCTACCTCATCTTCGGCCAGAACATCATCCAGGCCTCGGCCTCGCTGATCTTCGCCTACGCCCTGCCCCACCTGTTCTGCTCGTCGGTCGCCAACGAGAAGACGCAGGGCGGCTGGCGTCGCCCGTACTGGGGCGAGGTCTACGAAACGATCCTTGCCTTCCACCTCGTCAAGCCGACCGTCATGACCTGGTTCCAGCCGCGCAAGGGCAAGTTCAACGTGACCGACAAGGGCTCGCTGCTCGACCAGACCTACTTCGACTGGGCCATCGTCAAGCCGCACCTGATCTGCATCGGCTTCGTGATCCTGGGCATCACCATGGCGGTCGTGAAGTGGGCGTTCTTCCCCTACATGTTCAACATCCAGACCGATACGCTGGTGCTGAACGTGGCCTGGGCGCTGTTCTCCCTCGCCATCCTGCTCGCCGCCGTCTCGGTGGCGCGCGAGACCCGGCAGGAGCGCGTGGACATCCGCATCCCGGTCCAGCTTCCCGTCACCGCCTACCTCGCCTCGGGCCACACGGTCCCGGCCGAGACCATCGACATCTCGATGGGCGGCGCGGCGCTGAGCCTGCCGGAAGAGCTGCCGACCAAGGACCGCACGGTGCGCCACATCACCATGGCCATGGGCGACGAGGTTCTCTCGATCCCGGTCACTACCATGCGCACGAACGCCACCAACGCCTTCGTCCGCTTCGAAAAGCTCGACATTCTCGCCGGCCGCCATCTCGTGCGCGCCGTCATGGGCCGCGCCGATGCGTGGCAGCCGTGGGGCCCGCCGGCGATGGTCGGCACCGCACGTTCCTTCGGTGACATTCTTAGGGTGGACATGCTCACGTTGAAGCGCCTGCTGCGTCTGAACTTCGCCGAACGTCGCCAGATGAAGGCCGCCAACGCCGCCAAGCGCGCCGCGCTGGCCAAGGCCGAGAAGGAAGCCGAGAAGGCCGCCAAGGGCAAGGACGGCAAGTCCGGCCTGCCGCTCGCCAAGGCGGCGATGCTGGCCGGAGCCGTCGCGATCGGCGCCGCTGGCCTGTTCTTCGGCACTTCCGAAGTCCACGCGCAGCCTGCCGCCGCCGCAGCTGCGACGCCCGCCGCTGCCGCAGCTCCCGCAGCGACCGGCGGCATGTCGGAGCGCCTGACGCTCAAGGATCTTCGTGTCGCCCAGCCGATCCGCCTGCGTGGCACGCAGGGTGAAATGGGCATCCCCTTCGGCATGCGGCAGGACCGCGTCGCCACCGGCGCCGTGCTGCGCCTGCAGATGGCCTGGTCGCCCTCGATGCTGGACGACCTCAGCCAGCTCGTCGTCATCGTCAACGGCGAAGTCGCGCAGACCGTGCCGCTGACCCGCGCCAACGCCGCCGGTCAGGTCATGGAGATCCCGGTCAACCCGGCGCTGCTGCTGCCCGGCGACAACCAGCTCAACCTGCGCCTCGTCGGCCATTATGCGCGCGACTGCGAGGATCCGTTCCACTCCTCGCTCTGGGCCAACATCTCGAACACGCGCTCGTGGTTCGACTTCAGCTACCAGCCGCTGCCTTACGGGCCGGACCTGTCGCGCCTGCCGCTGCCGTTCTTCGACAAGGGCCAGAACGTGCCGCTGCGCATGCCCTTCGTCTTCGCGACGCAGCCGCGCGCCGGTGAACTTCAGGCCGCCGCCGCCACCGCCAGCTGGCTGGGCGCGCTCGCCAGCTATCGCGGCTTCACCTTCCAGCCGGTCGTCGGCTCGATCCCGCGCGGCAACGCCATCGTGTTCCTCAAGGGCACGCAGGGCATCGCCGGCCTCGACATCGCACCTGCCGGCGGCCCCGTCGCCGCCGCCGTGCGCAACCCCAACGACCCCAACGGCACCCTGCTCGTCATCATGGGCCGCAACGACGAAGACCTGCGCATCGCCGCCTCGGCAGTCGCGCTCGGTCGCGGCGTGTTCGGCGGCCAGCGCATGAGCTTCGACGGCGTGCGCATCCCCACCTGGCCTCGCTACGGCGCGCTGCGCTGGCTCTCCACCGACAAGCCGGTCGAACTCGGCTCGATCATGGAGCCTTACGCGCTGCAGGGCATGGGCCTGCCGCCGGGTCCGTTGACCACGCGCTTCCGCGTCTCGCCCGACCTGTTCTTCTGGCCCCGCGAAGGCGGCAAGCTGAACCTCGGCTATCGCTATCCGGTCGCCCAGTGGCTCGACCGCCGCGCCTCGCGCCTCGACGTCTCGATCAACGGCCAGTACCTCAAGACCCTGCCGCTCGGCGCGGCCTGGTGGAGCGAACTGTTCGGCGGCAAGGGCGCCAAGAGCGCGGATTCCGACGCCACTCTCGTCCTGCCCCGCTACAACCTGTTCGGCCAGAACGAGCTGACCTACGACTACAACCTCATCATCGCCGACAAGAAGAAGTGCACCGGCACCCTGCCCGATAACGTGCGCGTCTCGGTCGATCCCAAGAGCACCATCGACCTCACCAGCGCCTACCACGCGATCATGATGCCCGACCTCGCGACGTTCGCGGGCGCCGGCTTCCCCTTCACCGCCAGCCCCGACCTGTCGCAGACCACCGTGGTCGTCGCACCGAACCCGTCGATGGCATCGGTGCAGGCGTTCCTGACGCTGATGGGCCGCTTCGGGGACTCGACCGGCGTTCCGGTGACGGCGGTGACGGTGACCTCGACGATCGACGGTGACGCGCTCTCCAGCCAGGACGTGCTCGTCATCGGCGGCACCGGCCTTGCCGAAGCGGACATGTTCGCCGACGCCCCGGTCCGCTACGAGAACGGCCGCCTGCGCGTCTCCGAACGCTCGCCGATGCAGTACATCACCGCGCTGTTCGGCGGCTCGCAGGAGACCGACCCGATGGCCGCCGCGCCCGTCGTCTACAACGCGCAGGGGTTCTCCGGCATCGTCAGCTTCCGTTCGCCCTATGCCTCCGACCGCACCGTGGTCGCGCTGCTGGCGGACGACGGCGCGGCGCTTCCGGCGCTCGTCGACGGCATGGCCGACGTCAAGATCAACGCCTCGATCCAGGGCGACCTCGCCGTCACGCGCGGCGACGGCATGACCAGCTTCGCCCTCAGCGAGCGCTACTGGGTCGGCTCGCTGCCGATCTGGATGAAGCTCGCCTATTACGTCAGCCAGCGTCCGATGATGCTCGGCCTCTTCACGCTGGTTCTGGCGCTCCTCCTTGCCGGTCCCGCCTACATCTTCTTCCGCCGACAGGCCCAGAAGCGGCTTGCCCGCCAGGACGACCACGCATGA